A genome region from bacterium SCSIO 12844 includes the following:
- a CDS encoding transcriptional regulator — protein sequence MTTHAKIQKWGNGLGLRISGIIRELPKFKEGTKVEIEVTENGFTVTKAEKCRQLPFTESELLDDLSPEKAHADLLASPLASEIE from the coding sequence ATGACTACGCATGCAAAAATTCAAAAATGGGGAAATGGCCTTGGATTACGTATCTCTGGTATTATTCGTGAGTTACCGAAATTCAAAGAAGGCACTAAAGTTGAAATTGAAGTAACTGAGAATGGATTTACAGTTACAAAAGCTGAAAAATGTAGGCAACTTCCTTTCACTGAGTCTGAACTATTAGATGACTTATCTCCTGAAAAAGCACATGCTGATTTACTTGCATCGCCTTTAGCAAGCGAGATAGAGTAA
- a CDS encoding ABC transporter ATP-binding protein: MSSVAALSIEQVTKVYKPINGQTKGFKAVDDISLSVNAGDFFALLGPNGAGKSTTIGMISSLVNKTSGSIRIFDVDLDTDPSEAKSLLGVMPQEVNLAIFETPINILVNQAGYFGIRRSEAKKRAEKRLKEMQLWDKKNTQVRFLSGGMKRRLMVARALVHNPKLLILDEPTAGVDVEIRHAIWEVLTKLNKEEGLTIILTTHYLEEAESMCNRIALMNKGKIFANTDMKSLLRNLDKETFVFDLKTPIEYINQFNDAAALEVELPDPLTLEVTVDKSYTLNDIFSVLTEHQVQVISARNKKARLEQLFIDLVRKNNATVQ, encoded by the coding sequence ATGAGCAGTGTTGCTGCATTATCAATTGAACAGGTAACAAAAGTATACAAGCCAATTAATGGTCAAACTAAAGGATTTAAAGCGGTTGATGATATCTCATTATCTGTAAATGCAGGCGATTTTTTTGCATTACTAGGGCCTAATGGAGCGGGTAAATCAACAACTATTGGCATGATCTCATCGTTAGTAAATAAAACCAGTGGTAGCATTCGTATTTTTGATGTTGATTTGGATACAGATCCATCTGAGGCAAAATCATTATTAGGTGTAATGCCGCAAGAAGTTAATTTGGCCATCTTTGAGACACCTATTAATATTCTAGTTAATCAAGCAGGTTATTTTGGTATTCGTAGAAGTGAGGCCAAAAAGCGTGCTGAAAAGCGCTTAAAAGAAATGCAGTTGTGGGATAAAAAAAATACGCAAGTCCGCTTTTTATCAGGTGGAATGAAGCGTCGACTAATGGTAGCAAGAGCATTGGTTCATAACCCTAAGCTATTAATATTAGATGAGCCAACAGCGGGCGTTGATGTTGAAATTCGTCATGCAATTTGGGAAGTATTAACCAAATTAAATAAAGAAGAAGGGTTAACAATTATTTTAACGACTCACTATTTAGAAGAAGCAGAAAGTATGTGTAATCGTATTGCTTTGATGAATAAGGGAAAAATTTTTGCTAATACGGATATGAAATCATTATTAAGAAATCTTGATAAAGAAACATTCGTTTTTGATTTGAAAACACCAATAGAATATATTAATCAATTTAATGATGCAGCAGCACTTGAGGTTGAATTGCCAGATCCATTAACACTAGAAGTCACAGTAGATAAATCATACACATTAAATGATATTTTTAGTGTCTTAACCGAGCATCAAGTTCAAGTAATTAGCGCACGAAATAAAAAGGCAAGATTAGAACAGTTGTTTATTGATTTGGTTAGAAAAAATAATGCAACTGTGCAATAA
- a CDS encoding ABC transporter permease encodes MTLRDYWFAFLAIFYKEVTRIFRIWPQSLLPSVITMTLYFLIFGKVIGSRVGYIHGVSYIHYITPGLIIMAVTNNTYANIVGSFFGDRFSRCIEEMYIAPLNAHVMILGYVSGAVFRGLIVGILVSIVAILFGALSIYSLPLMIIALLLSSFAFALGGLVNGIFSQKFDDTQVVSTFFLLPLTYLGGVFFSLSMLPPFWKAIAQFNPIFYIVDFFRYASLGTKIISPWFAFAMVCLVIVILYVISYYCIKRGVKIKS; translated from the coding sequence ATGACATTGCGTGATTATTGGTTTGCATTTTTAGCAATATTTTATAAAGAAGTTACACGAATATTTCGTATTTGGCCTCAAAGTTTATTACCTTCTGTCATTACAATGACATTATATTTTTTAATTTTTGGTAAAGTCATTGGCTCAAGAGTTGGTTATATTCATGGTGTTTCTTATATTCACTATATTACACCTGGACTTATTATTATGGCGGTAACGAATAATACCTATGCCAACATTGTTGGATCATTTTTTGGTGATCGTTTTTCACGCTGTATTGAAGAGATGTATATTGCGCCATTAAATGCACATGTAATGATTCTTGGTTATGTATCAGGTGCTGTATTTCGTGGCCTTATTGTGGGTATCTTAGTCAGTATCGTTGCAATACTTTTTGGCGCTTTAAGTATTTACTCACTGCCGTTGATGATTATTGCCTTATTATTAAGTAGCTTTGCTTTTGCATTAGGTGGTTTAGTTAATGGGATTTTTTCACAGAAATTTGATGACACACAAGTAGTGTCTACCTTCTTTTTGTTGCCATTGACTTATTTAGGTGGTGTCTTTTTTAGTTTGTCTATGCTGCCGCCATTCTGGAAAGCAATTGCACAATTTAATCCGATTTTTTATATTGTTGATTTTTTCCGTTATGCAAGTTTAGGCACTAAAATAATTAGTCCATGGTTTGCATTTGCAATGGTTTGCCTTGTGATTGTTATATTATATGTTATTAGTTACTATTGCATTAAGCGTGGTGTCAAAATTAAATCTTAA
- the ndk gene encoding nucleoside-diphosphate kinase — MAVERTLSIIKPDAVAKNVIGEIYSRFEKAGLKVVASKMMYLSEREASQFYAVHKERPFFNDLVKFMISGPVMVQVLEGENAILKNRELMGATNPKEAAPGTIRADFADSIDANAVHGSDAQETASNEVAFFFAEHELYTH, encoded by the coding sequence ATGGCAGTAGAACGTACTTTATCAATTATCAAGCCTGATGCAGTTGCAAAAAATGTAATTGGTGAGATTTATAGCCGCTTTGAAAAAGCAGGTTTAAAAGTTGTTGCATCTAAAATGATGTACTTATCAGAAAGAGAAGCATCTCAGTTTTATGCGGTACATAAAGAACGTCCGTTTTTTAATGACTTAGTGAAATTTATGATCTCAGGCCCTGTCATGGTGCAAGTACTAGAAGGTGAAAATGCAATTTTGAAAAACCGTGAGTTAATGGGAGCTACTAACCCTAAAGAAGCAGCACCTGGAACAATTCGTGCTGACTTTGCTGATAGCATTGACGCTAATGCGGTTCATGGTTCTGATGCACAAGAAACTGCTTCTAATGAAGTTGCTTTTTTCTTTGCTGAGCATGAATTGTATACGCATTAA